In Candidatus Methanomethylophilus alvi Mx1201, a genomic segment contains:
- a CDS encoding NAD-binding protein, with the protein MKVIIVGAGNVGMASAEAASRNNDILMIDKDPVRAEAAKNTLPVSVLKEDGSNPKILKEAIERTNADVILSSVPDDAINLFICVAAKNIKPGIRTIACIRNPDYMTVEMKSVDLLVSPESITAEKIIKMATLENATTFDRLSIKGMCVVTFRIENGQKVIGKTVIDMDIPEGCTIVAIYRGEETILDVAATELRNNDRLCVMGTDEGIQKFNDAIGVKKDIREIVILGAGQSGIEIGKTLCSSPEKYFVKMIDDDLARCREASKALKEAIVVNGPIVDPLFLRSESVDRADVIISVSPMDERNLLACMTALRFGTRKIVSRYSMEEYEEIFKYAGIESVVGYHRVIVNEISRAAVIAIDDRSNGFIRMERPNDFLFGIDVKPGIPICGMMLGDIKVPEGVRLTAVIRDGKVFYPNLTTKFQEGDQVMVYTHMADPIKLSALLGNQIPEL; encoded by the coding sequence ATGAAGGTCATAATCGTCGGGGCCGGAAACGTCGGAATGGCGTCCGCCGAGGCCGCGTCCCGCAACAACGACATCCTCATGATCGATAAGGACCCCGTCAGGGCGGAGGCGGCCAAGAACACGCTTCCCGTATCGGTCCTCAAAGAGGATGGAAGCAATCCAAAGATCCTCAAGGAGGCGATCGAGCGTACCAACGCCGACGTCATCCTAAGTTCCGTACCGGACGACGCCATCAATCTTTTCATATGTGTCGCGGCAAAGAACATCAAACCCGGCATACGCACCATCGCCTGCATAAGGAACCCCGACTACATGACGGTGGAGATGAAGAGCGTCGACCTCCTGGTCTCCCCCGAAAGCATCACCGCGGAGAAGATCATCAAGATGGCCACCCTGGAGAACGCCACCACCTTCGACAGACTCAGCATCAAAGGCATGTGTGTGGTCACATTCCGTATAGAGAACGGACAGAAGGTCATCGGGAAGACCGTCATCGACATGGACATACCCGAAGGATGCACTATAGTGGCCATATACAGGGGGGAGGAGACCATCCTCGACGTGGCGGCCACGGAGCTCCGCAACAACGACAGGCTGTGCGTCATGGGGACCGACGAGGGCATACAGAAGTTCAACGACGCGATAGGAGTCAAGAAGGACATCAGGGAGATCGTCATCCTCGGGGCGGGACAAAGCGGGATAGAGATCGGGAAGACCCTCTGCAGCAGCCCCGAGAAGTATTTCGTCAAGATGATCGACGACGACCTTGCCAGATGCAGGGAGGCGTCGAAAGCGCTCAAGGAGGCCATCGTCGTCAACGGACCCATCGTGGACCCCCTGTTCCTCCGCTCCGAAAGCGTCGACAGGGCGGACGTCATCATCTCCGTGTCCCCCATGGACGAGCGCAACCTCCTGGCCTGTATGACGGCACTGAGGTTCGGGACGAGGAAGATAGTCTCCCGCTACTCGATGGAGGAATACGAGGAGATCTTCAAGTACGCAGGCATAGAATCCGTCGTCGGATACCACCGCGTGATCGTCAATGAGATCTCCCGTGCCGCCGTCATAGCCATAGACGACAGGTCCAACGGATTCATAAGAATGGAACGGCCCAACGACTTCCTGTTCGGGATAGATGTGAAGCCCGGGATACCGATCTGCGGCATGATGCTCGGAGACATAAAAGTGCCAGAGGGGGTCCGTCTTACCGCGGTCATAAGGGACGGAAAGGTGTTCTACCCCAATCTGACGACCAAGTTCCAGGAGGGCGACCAGGTCATGGTCTACACCCATATGGCGGACCCGATCAAACTGTCGGCGCTCCTCGGAAACCAGATACCGGAGCTGTGA
- a CDS encoding AAA family ATPase: MLSKIIVYRLFNEYDYEIDLDNRRITFVHSQNGLGKSTVMKLVYNILEGNLEEVRTCPFERMDLMFDNGTNIIVENNNQELNILGQKAELEEEMSVEELRNTMKCIYVGPERMYTTDGEGHIVPSLMIYMTELSQKIGQAMKDSEPRKVEDDGRELSDADMDKLFRDLEAKIDFIKQAGFGPTIPAGYRFPPSRYEISEYREDYRALALSLEDYVDRYYMFAESIIVFKDIVNTIYVNKTVVINDRGYFEARMDKSGTVIPLSKFSSGEKEILILFYMILFKTEPGSLVIIDEPEVSLHVSWQQQLGKTFDDVARVRNLQMIVATHSPSIIHDDWDIAVELKAAGND; this comes from the coding sequence TTGCTTTCTAAAATCATCGTTTACAGGCTTTTCAACGAGTACGACTACGAGATCGACCTGGATAACAGGAGGATCACATTCGTCCACTCCCAGAACGGCCTCGGCAAGTCCACGGTAATGAAGCTCGTATACAACATCCTGGAGGGAAACCTCGAAGAGGTCAGGACATGCCCCTTCGAGAGGATGGACCTCATGTTCGACAACGGGACGAACATCATCGTCGAGAACAACAACCAGGAACTGAACATCCTGGGACAGAAGGCCGAGCTCGAGGAGGAGATGAGCGTAGAGGAGCTTCGCAACACGATGAAATGCATCTACGTAGGTCCGGAGAGGATGTACACGACCGATGGGGAGGGACACATCGTACCGTCCCTGATGATCTACATGACGGAACTGTCCCAGAAGATCGGTCAGGCGATGAAGGACTCGGAACCCAGGAAGGTCGAGGACGACGGAAGGGAACTCAGCGACGCCGACATGGACAAGCTCTTCCGCGACCTGGAGGCCAAGATAGACTTCATAAAACAGGCAGGGTTCGGACCCACCATACCTGCCGGATACAGGTTCCCGCCAAGCAGATACGAGATCAGCGAATACCGCGAAGACTACAGGGCCCTGGCACTCTCCCTCGAGGATTACGTGGACAGATACTACATGTTCGCGGAGAGCATCATCGTGTTCAAGGACATAGTCAACACGATCTACGTCAACAAGACGGTGGTCATCAACGACAGGGGGTATTTCGAGGCCCGCATGGACAAGAGCGGTACCGTCATACCCCTGTCCAAATTCTCCTCGGGCGAGAAGGAGATCCTCATCCTGTTCTACATGATACTGTTCAAGACGGAACCCGGCTCTCTTGTGATAATAGACGAACCGGAGGTCTCCCTCCACGTCTCCTGGCAGCAGCAGCTGGGCAAGACGTTCGACGACGTGGCGAGGGTAAGGAACCTGCAGATGATCGTGGCCACACATTCGCCCTCCATCATACACGATGACTGGGACATCGCCGTCGAACTGAAGGCTGCTGGAAATGATTGA
- the hisD gene encoding histidinol dehydrogenase, whose amino-acid sequence MAKAANDQEFVEPEKWKEIDEEYWIQNRMSKTDEVKETVEGIIEQVRKDGDKALRELTKKFDKVDVERFAVSREEIEAAYEEVDQEVVDELENAAFNIQRFHRMQLPPDMWTTEVEPGITLGVKSTPLNRVGCYIPGGLASYPSTALMTVVAAKTAGVDEVICCTPGQINPAVLVALDIAGCDEIYRVGGAQAIAAMALGTESIEKVQKIVGPGNRFVTEAKILLQDIVGIDFPAGPSEAAVLADSSAVPEFVAADLVAQGEHGPSSAFVLVTDDPSLPDKVWEQMMIQLKDEPRRDIIAQSMKNSGYIVAKDMELAIEIMNGVAPEHLCIEVKDPMDVLSKIRNAGSIFVGPYTPIAAGDYASGTNHVLPTSGYATMCSGLTVSMFRKTSTVQMLTKEGLAALAPTINTLAGVEGLHAHANSVKIRNA is encoded by the coding sequence ATGGCAAAAGCGGCAAATGACCAGGAGTTCGTCGAGCCCGAGAAGTGGAAGGAGATCGACGAGGAGTACTGGATCCAGAACAGGATGTCCAAGACGGACGAGGTCAAGGAGACCGTCGAGGGCATCATAGAGCAGGTCAGGAAGGACGGGGACAAGGCCCTCCGCGAGCTGACCAAGAAATTCGACAAAGTGGACGTCGAGAGATTCGCCGTATCCCGCGAGGAGATCGAGGCCGCCTACGAAGAGGTGGACCAGGAGGTCGTCGACGAACTCGAGAACGCCGCATTCAACATCCAGAGGTTCCACAGGATGCAGCTTCCGCCCGACATGTGGACCACCGAGGTGGAGCCCGGCATAACCCTCGGTGTCAAGAGCACTCCGCTGAACAGGGTCGGATGCTACATCCCCGGAGGACTCGCATCCTATCCCAGTACCGCACTCATGACGGTGGTGGCCGCCAAGACCGCAGGGGTGGACGAGGTCATCTGCTGCACGCCCGGACAGATCAACCCCGCCGTGCTCGTGGCCCTCGACATCGCCGGATGCGACGAGATCTACAGGGTGGGAGGTGCGCAGGCCATCGCCGCGATGGCCCTGGGTACCGAGAGCATCGAGAAGGTCCAGAAGATCGTCGGCCCCGGCAACAGGTTCGTCACCGAGGCGAAGATACTCCTGCAGGACATCGTCGGGATCGACTTCCCCGCCGGTCCTTCGGAGGCCGCGGTCCTCGCCGATTCCTCCGCGGTCCCCGAGTTCGTCGCCGCCGATCTCGTGGCCCAGGGGGAGCACGGCCCCTCATCCGCCTTCGTCCTCGTCACGGACGACCCCTCCCTGCCCGACAAGGTGTGGGAGCAGATGATGATACAGCTGAAGGACGAGCCCAGGAGGGACATCATCGCCCAGTCGATGAAGAACTCCGGATACATCGTGGCCAAGGACATGGAGCTCGCCATAGAGATAATGAACGGGGTCGCTCCCGAGCACCTCTGCATAGAGGTGAAGGACCCCATGGACGTCCTGTCCAAGATCAGGAATGCCGGTTCCATCTTCGTCGGCCCCTACACCCCCATAGCCGCAGGGGATTATGCCTCCGGGACCAACCACGTGCTCCCCACGTCGGGATACGCCACCATGTGCTCCGGGCTAACCGTCTCCATGTTCAGGAAGACCTCCACCGTGCAGATGCTGACCAAGGAGGGTCTGGCCGCCCTCGCCCCGACCATCAACACGCTCGCCGGCGTGGAGGGTCTGCACGCGCACGCCAACTCCGTGAAGATAAGGAACGCCTGA
- the ppk1 gene encoding polyphosphate kinase 1, with amino-acid sequence MTTKTKEIDLYDRSLYINREISWLGFNKRCLEEAMDDTNPVLERVKFLAICYGNMDEFFMIRMPGLLGAEVDRLVNIGPDAYDDEGELISVLNDKVRELIDGYEDCWAHLEEPLAANGISILSVSALDPKQKMWVDDYYQERLHPLLTPLALDISHPFPFISNNSLNVAVKLRREDGEVLYARVKVPVGILPRFVKVPSEGQMKQFVLLENILKDNIGALFPGLEVLGCYKFRITRNADVKVTIDEAVDLMSAVEIALDSRDAGFPVRMVVEDSMPSDLVSVFAKNLKLRDQQVTRASDKGMMLTDLWEIYGINMPSLKYKSFVPAVPQEISESVSMFDVIRQKDWILFHPYETFDTVIRFLRESADDPNVQSIKICLYRLGKNSEIIRQLMRAKEKGKAVSVLMELRAKFDEVNNIALARELEKIGVHVVYGPVNLKVHSKLLQVVRLEKDHLVRYTHMSSGNYNANTAKQYADISFLTANQDIGEDVGELFNALTGYFGPRKYKHLLVAPLTLKSTLIEMIRNEAEVKKAGGKAYIAMKANGLIDSDIIVELYKASMAGVKIDLNIRGLCCLRPGIKGISDNITVTSIVDRFLEHERIYYFHNDGDPKMYMGSSDMMPRNLLARVEILFPVLDKEMMVRIRDDILNITLNDNVKARELKSDGTYVLRKRAGGEKKLRSQEWFLENKGVWHG; translated from the coding sequence ATGACGACCAAGACGAAGGAGATAGACCTCTACGACCGCTCCCTGTACATAAACAGGGAGATCTCGTGGCTCGGTTTCAACAAACGCTGTCTCGAAGAGGCCATGGACGACACGAACCCGGTACTGGAGAGGGTGAAGTTCCTGGCCATCTGCTACGGTAACATGGACGAGTTCTTCATGATCCGTATGCCCGGCCTCCTGGGTGCGGAGGTGGACCGTCTGGTGAACATCGGCCCCGACGCCTACGACGACGAAGGGGAGCTCATAAGCGTCCTCAACGACAAGGTCAGGGAGCTGATCGACGGGTACGAGGACTGCTGGGCCCATCTGGAGGAGCCTCTGGCCGCCAACGGCATAAGCATCCTCTCGGTATCCGCCCTCGACCCGAAGCAGAAGATGTGGGTGGACGACTACTACCAGGAGAGGCTGCATCCATTGCTGACCCCCCTCGCCCTGGATATCTCCCATCCCTTCCCGTTCATATCCAACAACTCGCTCAACGTGGCGGTCAAACTCAGGCGCGAGGACGGCGAGGTCCTCTATGCCCGTGTGAAGGTCCCCGTCGGCATCCTCCCGAGGTTCGTCAAGGTCCCCTCGGAGGGACAGATGAAACAGTTCGTCCTGCTGGAGAACATCCTCAAGGACAACATCGGGGCCCTCTTCCCCGGATTGGAGGTCCTGGGATGCTATAAGTTCAGGATCACCCGTAACGCCGACGTGAAGGTGACCATCGACGAGGCCGTCGACCTCATGTCCGCCGTGGAGATCGCCCTCGACTCGAGGGATGCGGGATTCCCCGTCAGGATGGTGGTGGAGGACTCCATGCCCTCCGACCTCGTATCCGTGTTCGCCAAGAACCTCAAGCTCAGGGACCAGCAGGTCACACGCGCTTCCGACAAGGGTATGATGCTTACCGACCTCTGGGAGATCTACGGCATAAACATGCCCTCCCTGAAGTACAAGTCGTTCGTCCCCGCGGTCCCGCAGGAGATCTCCGAGTCGGTGAGCATGTTCGACGTGATCAGACAGAAGGACTGGATCCTGTTCCACCCCTACGAGACCTTCGACACCGTCATCCGTTTCCTCAGGGAGTCGGCCGACGATCCCAACGTGCAGTCGATCAAGATCTGCCTCTACAGGCTCGGGAAGAACTCCGAGATCATCAGGCAGCTGATGAGGGCCAAGGAGAAAGGGAAGGCGGTATCCGTCCTCATGGAGCTCAGGGCCAAGTTCGACGAGGTCAACAACATCGCCCTCGCCCGTGAGCTGGAGAAGATCGGTGTCCACGTGGTCTACGGGCCTGTGAACCTCAAGGTCCATTCCAAACTCCTGCAGGTCGTCAGGCTGGAGAAGGACCATCTGGTCAGATACACGCACATGTCGTCCGGGAACTACAACGCCAATACGGCGAAGCAGTATGCGGACATCTCCTTCCTTACCGCCAACCAGGATATAGGGGAGGATGTGGGGGAGCTGTTCAACGCCCTTACCGGGTACTTCGGTCCCAGGAAATACAAGCACCTGCTGGTCGCCCCCCTTACCCTCAAGAGCACCCTTATCGAGATGATCCGCAACGAGGCGGAGGTGAAGAAGGCCGGAGGCAAGGCCTACATAGCGATGAAGGCCAACGGTCTCATAGACAGCGACATCATCGTGGAGCTCTACAAGGCGAGCATGGCCGGTGTGAAGATCGACCTCAACATCAGAGGCCTCTGCTGCCTGAGGCCCGGTATAAAGGGGATATCGGACAACATCACGGTCACCAGCATCGTGGACCGCTTCCTCGAGCACGAGAGGATATACTATTTCCACAACGACGGGGACCCCAAGATGTACATGGGGTCGTCCGACATGATGCCCAGGAACCTCTTGGCGAGGGTGGAGATCCTCTTCCCCGTCCTGGACAAGGAGATGATGGTCCGCATAAGGGACGATATACTCAACATAACTCTGAACGACAATGTCAAGGCACGCGAGCTGAAGAGCGACGGTACGTACGTTCTCCGCAAGCGCGCCGGCGGGGAGAAGAAGCTGAGATCTCAGGAATGGTTCCTCGAGAACAAAGGCGTGTGGCATGGATAA
- a CDS encoding Nre family DNA repair protein, which translates to MGAAFFEEMQKEGGTVVKSGLCVVCKGAHLLCGKPRCPLMIKFYSRQRSKPLTDMRDLAGSSPPAVFVGRYGYPKVDIGPLVPGEFGDTSIMDTPERWMGKSIDEVVDMRYRLVRGKYTIDAKDFRRYGKIVGDIQELALTERPVDVEASFRERPRGRIVLDDEVQPFGPSARMEGFRKSNGKWERNLEKNFYDTDLNATKAVLEAYNSGTLISEIQKAFSVGTMGIEKNRRFVPTRWSITAVDDIIGKDYLKRTRFYPTIDDFRVYRWEQLDNRWCIVMMPTTWRFELIEAWYPDTAWNPAVSAAPAGDCASDHMGRRIEIIHDSEFFGSRWEYAHIGGCYYASRMAVNELLEREGRTAGAVICREAHPGYVMPVGVWNVRENVREALRQVPLHFDTLDKALDYVCTIMDIPKRTWIRNSDVFTDFLRQRRIEDYYGAHATEIYGER; encoded by the coding sequence ATGGGGGCGGCGTTCTTCGAAGAGATGCAGAAAGAGGGCGGCACGGTCGTCAAGTCCGGCCTCTGTGTCGTCTGCAAAGGGGCACATCTGCTGTGCGGCAAACCCCGCTGCCCGCTTATGATAAAGTTCTATTCCCGTCAGAGGTCGAAGCCCCTCACGGACATGAGGGATCTCGCTGGAAGCAGTCCTCCGGCTGTGTTCGTAGGCCGCTACGGATATCCGAAGGTCGACATCGGCCCCCTGGTCCCCGGGGAGTTCGGGGACACGTCCATCATGGATACGCCGGAGAGATGGATGGGCAAGTCCATAGACGAGGTCGTGGACATGAGATACCGTCTGGTCAGGGGGAAGTACACCATAGATGCCAAGGACTTCCGCAGATACGGCAAGATCGTCGGCGACATCCAGGAGTTGGCCCTTACCGAGAGGCCGGTGGACGTGGAGGCGAGTTTCAGGGAGAGGCCCCGCGGGAGGATAGTCCTCGACGACGAGGTCCAACCATTCGGTCCTTCGGCCAGGATGGAAGGGTTCCGCAAATCCAACGGGAAGTGGGAGCGCAATCTGGAGAAGAATTTCTATGACACGGACCTCAACGCCACCAAGGCGGTACTCGAGGCATACAACAGCGGCACCCTCATATCCGAGATCCAGAAGGCGTTCTCCGTCGGGACCATGGGGATCGAGAAGAACCGCCGTTTCGTCCCTACGAGATGGAGTATCACGGCCGTGGACGACATCATAGGCAAGGACTACCTCAAAAGGACCAGATTCTATCCTACCATAGACGATTTCAGGGTCTATCGGTGGGAGCAGCTGGATAACCGTTGGTGCATAGTCATGATGCCGACCACCTGGAGGTTCGAACTCATCGAGGCGTGGTATCCCGACACCGCCTGGAATCCGGCCGTATCCGCAGCACCGGCGGGTGACTGTGCCTCCGACCATATGGGCAGGAGGATCGAGATAATACACGACAGCGAGTTCTTCGGGAGCCGCTGGGAGTATGCGCACATAGGAGGATGCTATTATGCCTCGAGGATGGCCGTGAACGAACTTCTGGAAAGGGAGGGAAGGACTGCAGGGGCCGTCATATGCAGGGAGGCGCATCCCGGATACGTCATGCCCGTCGGCGTATGGAACGTCCGTGAGAACGTCAGGGAGGCTTTGAGGCAGGTCCCATTGCACTTCGATACGCTGGACAAGGCCTTGGACTACGTCTGTACGATAATGGACATCCCTAAGCGGACATGGATAAGGAATTCGGATGTCTTCACCGATTTCCTCCGTCAGAGGAGGATAGAGGACTATTACGGGGCGCATGCGACGGAGATATACGGGGAGAGATGA
- a CDS encoding Ppx/GppA phosphatase family protein, which translates to MDKTIGFIDVGTNSVHMLVVRFYEGSLGTSVYSDKESVRIGQSLYSRGVIDEETIDKARIVISKFAEVAKGFGAEQVVAMATAAAREASNRADLVQAVKGCGVDLRIIPGMEEARLIRLGVLGPDAPVRTLCIDVGGGSTEIALAEGRDDLYLDSLSLGAIRLAYGSGIDQKGKVTFRQYDVLRRMVDTASYRSVGKIRELGFEKVVGSSGTIVALAEICAARRGDGDPSYLTYSELESLMRDMCATDVEGRLKFPKMSANRADIIVGGGAVVEELMYLLGIEVMEVSRNGLREGMRTDFLLEHGHPDFDVRGSSVRTLAARCGCDRKHSDAVMRYALSIYDALVKAGVMGTGPHWRELLGYAAELHDVGEFISYEKHNVHSYTIIRNSYLAGFDDDELQAMALMARFHHNSIPGPSSKYFLDFDGNETAAIRRCALILKIADILDRGRDSSVDRIEIAIFDGTVSLRLIASKDISMQLWKLKSIKDEFSNVYGRKLRIEHLQRTSS; encoded by the coding sequence ATGGATAAGACCATAGGGTTCATCGATGTGGGGACCAACTCGGTCCACATGCTGGTGGTCCGTTTCTACGAGGGGTCCCTCGGGACCTCCGTATACTCCGACAAGGAGTCGGTACGTATCGGACAGAGCCTCTATTCCCGCGGCGTCATAGACGAGGAGACCATCGACAAGGCGAGGATAGTCATATCCAAGTTCGCGGAGGTGGCCAAGGGTTTCGGTGCGGAGCAGGTGGTGGCCATGGCCACCGCGGCCGCCAGGGAGGCATCCAACCGTGCGGACCTCGTGCAGGCCGTCAAGGGGTGCGGCGTGGACCTCCGCATAATCCCCGGTATGGAGGAGGCTAGGCTCATCCGCCTGGGCGTCCTGGGGCCCGATGCACCCGTCAGGACGCTGTGCATAGACGTCGGGGGCGGAAGCACCGAGATCGCCCTTGCCGAGGGGAGGGACGACCTTTATCTGGACAGTCTCAGCCTCGGAGCCATCCGTCTCGCCTACGGCTCCGGGATCGACCAGAAGGGCAAGGTCACATTCAGGCAGTACGACGTCCTCCGCAGGATGGTGGATACGGCGTCCTACAGGAGCGTAGGGAAGATCCGCGAACTCGGATTCGAAAAGGTCGTCGGATCCTCCGGGACCATCGTCGCTTTGGCCGAGATATGCGCCGCCCGCAGAGGCGACGGGGATCCTTCGTACCTCACCTATTCGGAACTCGAATCCCTCATGAGGGACATGTGCGCCACGGATGTGGAGGGCAGACTCAAGTTCCCCAAGATGAGTGCGAACCGTGCCGACATAATCGTCGGAGGCGGAGCGGTCGTGGAGGAACTGATGTACCTGCTCGGTATAGAGGTCATGGAGGTCAGCAGGAACGGTCTCCGTGAGGGTATGAGGACGGACTTCCTCCTCGAACACGGGCATCCGGATTTCGATGTCCGCGGTTCCTCCGTGCGTACGTTGGCCGCCCGCTGCGGATGCGACAGGAAGCATTCCGATGCCGTCATGCGTTATGCCCTCTCCATCTATGATGCCCTCGTCAAGGCGGGGGTGATGGGGACCGGCCCTCATTGGAGGGAACTCCTGGGGTATGCCGCGGAACTGCACGATGTCGGCGAATTCATCAGCTATGAGAAGCACAATGTCCATTCCTATACGATCATCAGGAATTCGTATCTCGCCGGATTCGACGATGACGAGTTGCAGGCCATGGCCCTCATGGCCCGTTTCCATCATAATTCGATCCCGGGGCCGTCGTCGAAGTATTTCCTGGATTTCGACGGGAACGAGACCGCCGCTATACGGAGGTGTGCGCTCATCCTCAAGATCGCCGACATATTGGACCGCGGGAGGGATTCTTCCGTGGACCGTATCGAGATCGCGATATTCGACGGGACGGTCTCGCTGAGGCTGATCGCCTCCAAGGATATCAGCATGCAGCTGTGGAAACTCAAGAGCATCAAGGACGAATTCTCCAACGTCTACGGAAGGAAGCTCCGCATCGAGCATCTGCAGAGAACATCTTCCTAA
- a CDS encoding TrkH family potassium uptake protein translates to MLFPTLRRRIEHLERWESGTIKVLGMVEVLLAVMLIVVALYAALVGDDASVFARPAPFVLALGLFQYLFFSNRKPMAPSLGILLIVETWLIAFFILAIPFYLSGFSFANSLFESVSAFTTTGATILTDVDAIDGSLLIWRAVMQWAGGITVVIIFTVLLPMLGMGGAGFGSNEFSGVDSSGYAVKISNAAFNFMRIYILMTTVEILILMILGVTPFESVCIAFSNIPTGGLLPANDSMASYSFAVQFVTLVFMFLGATNYYLLFRTFFTKDHKALGKSSEFKWMVKWFVACSLVITAVIVVSDETAYSIDNLGAVGDSLWHATYCIVSAGTSSGFAITDYTTWPALGLMILLVVEFVGGMSGSTAGGIKIHRMMALRSYIVAGMDKIMHPSMVTSMRIDNKTLESNEVSSAVSTIFLFMVGIVVALCALMFLEPQLDVQTDFGVVFAAIANVGVGSGQIGPFDNYDSLKDATKYLMCLLMWLGRMELVLAIMIFTRGFWEDVRLNAGFRVRAMELRHMYKVNKKYR, encoded by the coding sequence ATGCTTTTTCCCACCCTCAGAAGAAGGATCGAACACCTGGAGAGGTGGGAAAGCGGGACCATAAAGGTCCTGGGCATGGTGGAGGTCCTGCTGGCCGTGATGCTCATCGTCGTCGCGCTCTATGCGGCCTTGGTGGGGGATGACGCATCGGTATTCGCCCGGCCAGCCCCGTTCGTTCTGGCTCTGGGACTGTTCCAGTATCTGTTCTTCTCCAACCGCAAGCCGATGGCACCATCGCTGGGGATCCTGCTGATCGTCGAGACCTGGCTCATAGCGTTCTTCATACTCGCCATCCCCTTCTACCTGTCCGGATTCTCTTTCGCCAACTCGCTCTTCGAATCCGTCAGCGCATTCACCACCACCGGCGCCACCATACTGACCGACGTGGACGCCATAGACGGCAGCCTCCTGATATGGAGGGCCGTGATGCAGTGGGCGGGAGGTATAACCGTCGTCATCATCTTCACGGTCCTCCTGCCGATGCTTGGGATGGGAGGTGCCGGATTCGGATCCAACGAGTTCTCCGGCGTCGATTCCAGCGGTTACGCCGTGAAGATCTCCAATGCGGCATTCAACTTCATGAGGATATACATCCTGATGACGACCGTGGAGATCCTCATCCTGATGATCCTCGGGGTGACCCCGTTCGAGTCCGTGTGCATCGCGTTCTCCAACATACCCACCGGCGGTCTGCTCCCTGCCAACGACAGTATGGCGAGTTACAGCTTCGCGGTCCAGTTCGTGACCTTGGTCTTCATGTTCCTCGGGGCCACCAACTACTATCTCCTCTTCCGCACGTTCTTCACCAAGGACCACAAGGCCCTCGGAAAGAGCTCCGAATTCAAATGGATGGTCAAATGGTTCGTGGCATGCTCCCTCGTCATCACCGCGGTAATAGTCGTCAGCGACGAGACCGCATACAGCATAGACAATCTGGGAGCGGTCGGAGACAGTCTCTGGCACGCCACATACTGCATAGTGTCCGCAGGCACATCGTCCGGATTCGCCATAACCGATTACACGACATGGCCCGCCCTCGGTCTGATGATCCTCCTGGTCGTGGAGTTCGTCGGAGGTATGTCGGGGTCCACCGCCGGAGGTATCAAGATCCACCGTATGATGGCCCTGAGATCGTACATAGTGGCCGGTATGGACAAGATCATGCATCCGAGCATGGTCACATCCATGAGGATAGACAACAAGACCCTCGAATCCAACGAGGTATCGTCCGCCGTATCGACTATCTTCCTTTTCATGGTCGGAATCGTAGTGGCACTCTGCGCCCTCATGTTCCTCGAACCCCAGCTCGACGTACAGACCGACTTCGGAGTCGTCTTCGCCGCCATCGCGAACGTCGGGGTCGGGTCCGGTCAGATCGGACCGTTCGACAACTACGACTCCCTCAAGGACGCCACCAAGTACCTCATGTGTCTCCTGATGTGGCTCGGAAGGATGGAACTGGTCCTTGCGATAATGATATTCACCAGAGGGTTCTGGGAGGATGTCCGTCTCAATGCAGGATTCCGCGTAAGGGCCATGGAGCTCAGACACATGTACAAGGTGAACAAGAAGTACAGATGA